A single region of the Desulfovibrio sp. JC010 genome encodes:
- a CDS encoding hydantoinase B/oxoprolinase family protein, which translates to MNVNPILLEVFKNRFAAISEEMGVTLTRTAFSPNIKERRDLSCAVFDHKGDMVAQAAHIPVHLGSMPLSVKSAIENSDFKEGDMVMLNDPFKGGTHLPDITLVAPVFCDGSSEPAFYVANRAHHSDVGGMASGSMPLSTSLYQEGIIIPPVKIVENGEIVSGVMTLLLNNVRTPVEREGDFAAQIMANLTGVTRLKELIGKYGLEKVDFYAASLNDYAESITRNTIKSIPDGTYNFTDYMDGDGVDCENVPISVVMEVKGDSAKLDFTASGDQVSGSVNAVRSITLSAVLYVFRSLIEGDVPTNAGILRPIEVLTRKGSILDANFPAAVAGGNVETSQRVVDVVLGALAEAIPQRIPAASQGTMNNMTIGGMDERTGKPFAYYETLAGGMGASATCRGEHATHSHMTNTLNTPVEALEYSYPFRVKTYCIRKNTGGAGRIPGGDGLVREIELLSACEITVLSERRVNAPYGLQGGSPGTPGKNILIRDGEEIVQPGKFHTPLKKGDVVRMETPGGGGWGK; encoded by the coding sequence ATGAATGTGAATCCGATCCTCCTTGAGGTTTTCAAGAACAGGTTTGCGGCCATCTCCGAGGAAATGGGCGTAACCCTGACCCGGACCGCGTTTTCCCCCAATATTAAAGAACGGCGCGACCTTTCCTGTGCGGTGTTCGACCACAAAGGCGACATGGTGGCGCAGGCCGCGCATATTCCGGTGCATCTCGGTTCCATGCCCCTGTCCGTGAAATCCGCCATTGAAAACAGCGATTTCAAGGAAGGCGACATGGTTATGCTTAACGATCCTTTCAAGGGCGGAACCCATCTGCCGGATATCACCCTTGTGGCTCCGGTCTTTTGTGACGGTTCCAGCGAACCCGCCTTTTACGTAGCCAACCGTGCCCATCATTCTGATGTGGGCGGCATGGCTTCCGGCTCCATGCCTCTTTCCACTTCCCTGTATCAGGAAGGGATCATCATTCCCCCGGTGAAAATCGTGGAAAACGGCGAAATTGTATCCGGAGTCATGACCCTGCTGCTCAACAACGTGCGCACTCCGGTGGAACGCGAGGGCGATTTCGCTGCCCAGATCATGGCCAACCTGACCGGGGTGACCCGCCTTAAGGAACTCATCGGCAAGTACGGCCTTGAGAAGGTTGATTTCTACGCCGCCAGCCTGAACGACTACGCCGAATCCATCACCCGCAACACCATCAAGTCCATCCCGGACGGCACCTATAACTTCACCGACTACATGGACGGTGACGGCGTGGATTGCGAAAATGTACCTATCTCCGTGGTCATGGAAGTTAAAGGCGACAGTGCCAAGCTCGATTTTACCGCGTCCGGCGATCAGGTCAGCGGCAGTGTCAACGCGGTGCGTTCCATCACTCTTTCCGCTGTGCTGTACGTGTTCCGCTCGCTTATCGAAGGTGATGTACCCACCAACGCAGGCATCCTGCGCCCCATCGAAGTGTTGACCCGCAAAGGTTCCATCCTTGATGCCAATTTCCCCGCAGCAGTTGCGGGGGGTAACGTGGAAACTTCCCAGCGCGTGGTGGACGTAGTCCTTGGCGCACTTGCCGAAGCCATACCGCAGCGCATTCCGGCGGCAAGTCAGGGCACTATGAACAACATGACCATCGGCGGCATGGATGAGCGCACAGGCAAGCCTTTTGCCTACTACGAAACTCTCGCCGGAGGCATGGGCGCATCCGCCACCTGTCGTGGTGAGCACGCCACCCATTCGCACATGACCAACACCCTGAATACCCCGGTGGAAGCCCTCGAATACAGCTATCCTTTCCGGGTCAAGACCTACTGTATCCGCAAGAATACAGGCGGAGCAGGCAGGATTCCCGGCGGTGACGGTCTCGTGCGTGAGATTGAGCTGCTTTCAGCCTGCGAAATCACCGTGCTTTCCGAGCGTCGGGTCAATGCGCCATACGGCTTACAGGGCGGAAGTCCCGGAACACCCGGCAAGAATATTCTGATCCGCGATGGTGAAGAGATTGTGCAGCCCGGTAAGTTTCATACGCCTTTGAAGAAGGGTGATGTGGTACGCATGGAAACTCCCGGTGGCGGGGGGTGGGGTAAGTAA
- a CDS encoding hydantoinase/oxoprolinase family protein: protein MLIIGVDTGGTFTDFIYKDGDKWGVHKRLSTPHDPSEAVINGIKHIAGDRAVQVVHGSTVATNAILERKGVKTALITNEGFEDVIQIGRQNRSDLYDLSFCKKPHIVPPELRFGISGRIDHEGNEIEPFSEEKVQNILQRIKDSGVESVALCLLFSYLNPEHENRMRELLEQIDVPVSVSHEILAEFREFERTSTTVINAYVSPKMTKYLTKLQQTLGEDPLRIMQSNGGSISAETAMNESVRTILSGPAGGAVGAHAIGQMAGCDRLITFDMGGTSSDVALINEELPLTLESAIEDYPVKVPMIDIHTVGAGGGSIARLDAGGSLTVGPESAGADPGPICYGKGSEITVTDANLYLGRLIPEHFLGGEMSLKTEKLNQAMEEMAEKAGLTPVELAEGILDIANTNMERAIRVISVERGFDPREFTMFSFGGAGGMHCAFLAKLLSIPKLFIPNNPGILSAVGMVMADVIKDYSLTVMRDQHNTNDVDLEELFAPLEAQGRADLAEEGFASDDIIVERFLDMRYQGQSFEIIVPFSGDWIEEFSRLHKQNYGYRNDDKTVEIVNIRLRTKGMPTKPEFPEAGALVAEMDPEALLGTTETVFDSSKMETRILNREKLRPGNKVDGPAIIIEYSSTLVIPPFAKGEVDPYGNLIFDIE from the coding sequence GTGCTGATAATCGGAGTTGATACCGGAGGAACATTTACGGATTTTATTTACAAGGATGGAGATAAATGGGGCGTACACAAACGTCTCTCCACCCCTCATGACCCTTCCGAGGCAGTGATTAACGGGATTAAGCATATTGCCGGGGACCGGGCAGTGCAGGTCGTGCACGGTTCCACTGTCGCCACCAACGCCATTCTTGAGCGTAAAGGTGTGAAGACTGCCCTGATCACTAATGAGGGTTTTGAAGATGTTATCCAGATCGGAAGGCAGAACCGTTCCGATCTCTATGATTTATCTTTTTGTAAAAAGCCGCATATCGTTCCGCCGGAACTTCGCTTCGGAATCAGTGGAAGAATCGATCATGAAGGGAACGAAATTGAACCGTTTTCTGAGGAAAAAGTGCAGAATATTTTGCAGAGAATCAAAGATTCCGGTGTCGAATCAGTCGCACTTTGTCTCCTTTTTTCCTATTTAAATCCTGAGCATGAGAACAGAATGCGCGAACTTCTGGAGCAGATTGATGTCCCGGTTTCCGTTTCCCACGAAATTCTGGCCGAGTTCCGCGAGTTTGAACGTACTTCCACCACCGTCATCAATGCTTATGTTTCCCCCAAGATGACCAAGTATCTGACCAAGTTGCAGCAAACACTTGGTGAAGATCCTCTGCGGATCATGCAGAGTAACGGTGGTTCCATCTCCGCTGAAACCGCCATGAACGAGTCGGTGCGGACCATTCTTTCCGGTCCTGCCGGGGGTGCTGTGGGCGCACACGCCATCGGACAGATGGCCGGGTGCGATCGCCTGATCACCTTCGACATGGGCGGAACTTCCTCCGATGTTGCCTTAATTAATGAAGAGCTGCCTCTGACCCTTGAGTCCGCAATTGAGGATTATCCGGTCAAGGTGCCCATGATCGACATCCACACTGTCGGTGCGGGTGGTGGTTCCATTGCCCGTCTTGATGCCGGTGGGTCGCTGACCGTAGGTCCTGAAAGTGCGGGGGCCGATCCGGGACCGATCTGTTACGGCAAGGGTTCCGAGATTACTGTGACCGACGCCAACCTTTACCTTGGACGCCTTATTCCAGAACATTTCCTCGGCGGTGAGATGTCCCTTAAGACCGAAAAGCTGAATCAGGCCATGGAAGAAATGGCAGAAAAAGCGGGCCTCACTCCGGTGGAACTGGCTGAAGGTATCCTCGATATCGCCAACACCAACATGGAGCGGGCCATCCGCGTAATTTCCGTGGAGCGTGGTTTCGATCCCCGCGAATTTACCATGTTTTCCTTCGGCGGTGCGGGCGGCATGCATTGCGCCTTCCTTGCCAAACTGCTTTCCATTCCCAAGCTGTTCATTCCCAACAATCCGGGCATTCTTTCCGCAGTAGGCATGGTCATGGCTGATGTCATCAAAGACTACTCCCTGACCGTCATGCGCGATCAGCACAATACCAATGACGTGGATCTCGAAGAGCTTTTTGCCCCGCTGGAAGCTCAGGGCCGCGCCGATCTGGCTGAAGAGGGTTTTGCCTCTGATGATATCATTGTGGAACGTTTTCTGGACATGCGCTATCAGGGTCAATCCTTTGAAATCATCGTGCCTTTCAGCGGTGACTGGATTGAGGAATTCTCCCGCCTGCATAAGCAGAACTACGGCTACCGCAACGATGACAAGACCGTTGAAATCGTCAATATCCGTCTGCGGACCAAGGGCATGCCCACCAAGCCGGAATTCCCGGAAGCAGGCGCGCTGGTTGCTGAAATGGACCCCGAAGCACTGCTCGGAACCACCGAGACCGTCTTTGATTCCAGCAAGATGGAAACCCGCATTCTCAACCGCGAGAAGCTGCGCCCCGGCAACAAGGTGGACGGCCCGGCGATCATCATTGAGTACAGTTCCACACTGGTTATCCCGCCCTTTGCCAAGGGTGAGGTCGATCCTTACGGCAACCTTATTTTCGACATCGAGTAG
- a CDS encoding TRAP transporter substrate-binding protein translates to MLKRIITPLLMVLAFAVSAQAAELKMDCNAIYGATNFHSQGAKLFADKVAEYTSGSVQITVHPGGSLGFKGPELLKTVKDGTLPMSDILMGVVSGSDQVFGISSMPLLAKDYAEAKKLYAAAKPYYEKACKKWNQKMLYAAPWPPSGLFTKKPLKTVADFKGLKTRTYDKNGAELLRATGASPMSLPWGELYSALQTGLANSVLTSAVSGKDGKFWETLKYFNNINYAFPLNMMVINKDYWDAMNPKQQEAMLKAAAEVEAYQWEQSAKSNAEALKIIAEKGIVISEPSKEINEMLHKESKLMLENTMKNAKKGFKSVIKAYEK, encoded by the coding sequence ATGTTAAAACGGATCATCACCCCCCTGCTCATGGTTCTGGCCTTTGCCGTTTCCGCACAGGCTGCAGAACTCAAGATGGACTGTAACGCCATTTACGGTGCCACCAACTTTCATTCTCAGGGTGCCAAACTCTTTGCCGACAAGGTAGCTGAATACACCTCCGGTTCAGTTCAAATCACCGTCCACCCCGGCGGCAGCCTCGGCTTCAAAGGCCCTGAGCTTCTCAAAACAGTTAAAGACGGCACTCTGCCCATGTCCGATATCCTCATGGGCGTTGTTTCCGGTTCCGATCAGGTTTTCGGCATAAGCTCCATGCCCCTGCTGGCAAAAGACTACGCTGAAGCAAAAAAACTCTACGCAGCAGCCAAGCCCTACTATGAAAAAGCCTGCAAAAAGTGGAACCAGAAAATGCTCTACGCTGCTCCTTGGCCTCCCAGCGGACTTTTCACCAAAAAGCCCCTCAAAACCGTTGCGGATTTCAAAGGTCTCAAGACCCGTACCTACGACAAAAACGGAGCAGAACTGCTCCGCGCCACCGGTGCCAGCCCCATGTCCCTGCCCTGGGGAGAACTCTATTCCGCACTGCAGACAGGACTCGCAAACTCTGTGCTGACCTCCGCTGTATCCGGCAAGGACGGCAAGTTCTGGGAGACCCTCAAATATTTCAACAACATTAACTATGCCTTCCCCCTGAACATGATGGTAATCAACAAAGATTACTGGGATGCCATGAACCCCAAACAGCAGGAAGCCATGCTCAAAGCAGCAGCTGAAGTTGAAGCCTACCAGTGGGAACAGTCTGCAAAAAGCAACGCGGAAGCTCTCAAAATCATCGCGGAAAAGGGCATCGTAATCTCCGAACCTTCCAAGGAGATTAACGAAATGCTGCACAAAGAATCCAAGCTCATGCTTGAAAACACCATGAAAAATGCCAAAAAAGGCTTCAAATCCGTCATCAAAGCTTACGAAAAGTAG
- a CDS encoding TRAP transporter small permease subunit, with the protein MRAIIRLIEGLSIGGAFLSAAGMLFIVALVVIEIFLRAVLNTSTLVSSEYGGYALVFLILTGLAYTMKEDGLIRINLLTSHFSENGKRIADIVSGIIGAAITAFALKYTISMVYETWDLEMTADTIAETPLWIPQLAIPVGLGLLLLQIIAFIARRAINDK; encoded by the coding sequence ATGCGTGCAATTATCAGATTAATCGAGGGCCTCTCCATTGGAGGGGCCTTTCTTTCAGCAGCCGGGATGCTCTTCATTGTGGCCCTTGTGGTCATTGAAATCTTCCTGCGTGCGGTGCTGAATACATCCACCCTTGTTTCCAGTGAATACGGCGGCTATGCCCTCGTTTTCCTGATTCTGACCGGGCTTGCCTACACCATGAAGGAAGATGGGCTGATCAGGATCAACCTGCTTACCTCACATTTTTCCGAGAACGGCAAACGGATTGCCGACATCGTTTCCGGGATTATCGGAGCGGCAATCACTGCTTTTGCGCTCAAGTATACGATATCCATGGTCTACGAAACATGGGATCTTGAAATGACTGCGGACACCATTGCCGAAACACCGCTCTGGATTCCGCAGCTTGCTATTCCCGTGGGGCTGGGCCTGCTTCTGCTCCAGATCATCGCTTTTATTGCCAGGAGAGCTATTAATGATAAGTGA